A single region of the Candidatus Poribacteria bacterium genome encodes:
- the dapA gene encoding 4-hydroxy-tetrahydrodipicolinate synthase, whose amino-acid sequence MFQGSYVALVTPFKDDESLDEAKLKELIQFQLDGGTHGIVPCGTTGESPSLSEAEHDRVIELTVETVNGQVPVIAGTGSNSTTRTLRATAHAKAAGADAALIVTPYYNKPTQDGLYAHYMKIADTVDIPIVVYNVPGRCGTDILSPTIARLAEHPNIVALKEATGELKRASEVVNLCPDDFVVLSGDDVNTLPILAVGGKGVISVVANIAPADVAEMCNAFHAGNLELARKLHYKALPLAVDLFIETNPIPAKTALQLMGKLNGKLRLPLAPMVPANLEALRSTLSETGLI is encoded by the coding sequence ATGTTTCAAGGCTCTTATGTTGCACTTGTCACACCGTTTAAGGACGATGAATCGCTTGATGAAGCGAAACTCAAGGAACTGATACAATTTCAGCTTGACGGCGGCACACACGGCATCGTCCCGTGTGGCACAACAGGCGAATCCCCTTCGCTGTCTGAGGCTGAACATGACAGAGTCATAGAACTTACAGTCGAGACCGTGAATGGACAGGTCCCCGTTATCGCGGGTACTGGATCTAACTCGACGACCCGTACACTACGCGCGACAGCGCACGCCAAAGCCGCTGGTGCTGATGCCGCCCTAATTGTCACGCCCTACTATAATAAACCCACGCAGGACGGACTCTACGCCCACTACATGAAAATAGCAGACACGGTGGACATCCCGATTGTCGTTTACAACGTTCCCGGACGTTGTGGCACTGACATCCTTTCGCCGACCATCGCGCGCCTCGCAGAACACCCAAATATCGTCGCACTCAAGGAGGCGACGGGTGAACTCAAACGCGCCAGCGAAGTCGTCAACTTGTGTCCTGATGATTTTGTTGTCCTCTCCGGTGATGATGTTAACACGCTGCCGATCCTCGCTGTCGGAGGTAAAGGCGTTATCTCGGTCGTCGCGAATATCGCACCCGCAGATGTCGCGGAGATGTGTAACGCCTTCCATGCAGGCAATCTTGAACTCGCCCGTAAACTCCACTATAAAGCACTGCCATTGGCAGTTGACCTCTTTATTGAGACGAACCCGATTCCAGCAAAGACCGCACTCCAACTCATGGGCAAACTCAACGGGAAATTGCGGTTACCCCTTGCACCAATGGTCCCTGCGAATCTTGAAGCCTTGCGCTCGACACTCTCGGAAACCGGATTGATTTAA
- the dapF gene encoding diaminopimelate epimerase — MDKIPFMKLSGAGNDFVIINNLAEIVDSADTDFVQKLCQRRMSVGADGVLLVEKANDVDFRMRYFNADGGEVETCGNGARCISKFAYLNGIASEQMRFLTNAGIYESEIVGENVKVRMSDPTDIRLNVPLQLDDGMHAVGFANSGVPHVVFFVDDLEGTDVYDLGQQTRYHDNFKPDGTNANFIRIESSGVIDIRTYERGVEDETLACGTGSIASAIIAATLGKVESPVSVKTASGVVLTIHFEVENGAVKNVYLEGDARVIYVGELTADAWNY, encoded by the coding sequence ATGGACAAAATACCCTTCATGAAACTCAGTGGTGCCGGGAACGACTTCGTCATCATCAATAATTTGGCGGAGATCGTTGATAGCGCCGATACAGATTTTGTGCAAAAACTTTGCCAACGCCGGATGTCAGTTGGTGCCGATGGCGTGCTTCTCGTCGAAAAGGCAAACGATGTTGATTTTCGCATGCGTTATTTCAATGCCGATGGTGGTGAAGTGGAAACGTGTGGCAACGGCGCACGTTGTATCTCCAAATTCGCTTACCTGAACGGCATCGCGTCCGAACAGATGCGATTTCTGACAAACGCCGGAATCTATGAATCCGAAATAGTGGGTGAGAACGTTAAAGTGCGTATGAGCGATCCGACAGATATTCGGCTGAATGTTCCGCTCCAACTTGATGACGGGATGCACGCTGTCGGTTTTGCAAATTCCGGCGTACCGCATGTCGTTTTCTTTGTTGATGACTTGGAAGGCACAGATGTCTATGATCTCGGACAGCAGACACGCTATCACGACAACTTCAAGCCTGATGGTACGAACGCTAACTTCATCCGTATTGAGTCATCGGGGGTAATAGATATTCGGACCTACGAACGCGGCGTTGAAGATGAGACACTCGCTTGTGGAACAGGGTCAATCGCTTCCGCTATCATCGCTGCGACATTAGGCAAAGTCGAATCGCCCGTTTCTGTCAAGACCGCAAGTGGTGTCGTTTTGACGATCCATTTTGAAGTAGAAAACGGAGCCGTAAAAAACGTCTATCTTGAAGGCGATGCTCGTGTTATCTACGTCGGTGAACTCACAGCAGACGCATGGAACTATTAA